Proteins encoded in a region of the Candidatus Tanganyikabacteria bacterium genome:
- a CDS encoding adenylate kinase, producing the protein MRVIFLGPQGVGKGTQAALLGAELGIPALSTGDMLRAEVKAGTPLGQEADAIMKRGELVPDSIMLDMIRNRISQPDAARGFILDGFPRTLGQAEGLDSMLAEVAKPLDTAVRFRAPREMLLNRLTGRRTCPVDGTVYNVETNPPKVSGKCDKCGAELIQRADDTPDAINKRLDLYVQQTAPLAEYYERRGLILEVDGSQGIEKVQADLRAVLASGAKA; encoded by the coding sequence ATGCGTGTTATCTTTTTGGGCCCGCAAGGCGTCGGAAAGGGCACTCAGGCTGCGCTCCTGGGTGCCGAGCTCGGCATACCGGCGCTCTCCACCGGCGACATGCTGCGGGCCGAAGTGAAGGCGGGCACTCCGCTGGGCCAGGAAGCCGACGCCATCATGAAGCGGGGCGAGCTCGTGCCCGACTCGATCATGCTCGACATGATCCGCAACCGCATCTCCCAGCCCGACGCCGCCAGGGGTTTCATCCTCGACGGCTTCCCCCGCACCCTCGGCCAGGCCGAAGGCCTCGACAGCATGCTCGCCGAGGTGGCCAAGCCCCTTGATACGGCCGTGCGTTTTCGTGCCCCGCGAGAAATGCTGCTCAACCGACTCACCGGCCGCCGCACGTGCCCGGTGGACGGCACGGTGTACAACGTCGAGACCAATCCGCCCAAGGTGTCGGGCAAGTGCGACAAGTGCGGCGCGGAGCTGATCCAGCGGGCGGACGATACGCCGGACGCCATCAACAAGCGCCTCGACCTGTACGTCCAGCAGACCGCGCCGCTGGCCGAGTACTACGAGCGGCGGGGCCTCATCCTCGAGGTGGACGGCTCGCAGGGCATCGAAAAGGTGCAGGCCGACCTCAGGGCGGTCCTCGCCTCGGGAGCCAAGGCGTAG
- the map gene encoding type I methionyl aminopeptidase, giving the protein MREAGRVVGKLLAFLRRIGKPGINTKDLDEAAEQFILEQGARPAFKGIYGYKYTICASENEKVVHGLPNRRKLQDGDIIGLDLGAIVDGIYADAAITLEIGQISNAAKELVRVTEESLWKAIGAISPGVRIGTIGHAVQHHAESHGFSVVREFVGHGIGDGLHLPPQIPNFGDADTGVELMRGMAVAIEPMINAGGHQTRTLEDKWTVVTADKSLSAHFEHTILVTDVPEIVTWEGGRDYAEFIDRFKLRVAGGDLVAKGKLTETAHG; this is encoded by the coding sequence ATGCGGGAAGCCGGGCGCGTGGTCGGCAAGCTGCTGGCGTTTCTGCGGCGCATCGGCAAGCCCGGCATCAACACCAAGGACCTCGACGAGGCCGCCGAGCAGTTCATCCTCGAGCAAGGCGCCCGCCCGGCGTTCAAGGGCATCTACGGCTACAAGTACACGATCTGCGCCTCCGAGAACGAAAAAGTCGTGCACGGCCTGCCAAACCGGCGCAAGCTCCAGGATGGCGACATCATCGGCCTCGACTTGGGCGCCATCGTGGACGGCATCTACGCCGACGCCGCCATCACGCTGGAGATCGGCCAGATCTCGAATGCCGCCAAGGAGCTGGTGAGGGTCACCGAAGAGTCGCTCTGGAAGGCCATCGGCGCCATCTCGCCAGGTGTCCGCATCGGCACCATCGGCCACGCGGTCCAGCACCACGCCGAGTCGCACGGCTTCTCGGTGGTCCGCGAATTCGTCGGCCACGGCATCGGCGACGGCCTCCACCTGCCGCCGCAGATCCCCAACTTCGGCGACGCCGACACGGGGGTCGAACTCATGCGCGGCATGGCCGTGGCCATCGAGCCCATGATCAACGCCGGCGGCCACCAGACCCGGACCCTCGAAGACAAGTGGACCGTGGTGACGGCGGACAAGAGCCTGTCGGCACATTTCGAGCACACCATCCTGGTCACCGACGTCCCCGAAATCGTCACCTGGGAAGGGGGACGCGATTACGCCGAATTCATCGACCGCTTCAAGCTCCGGGTCGCGGGCGGCGACCTGGTCGCGAAGGGCAAGCTGACGGAGACGGCGCATGGCTAA
- the infA gene encoding translation initiation factor IF-1, protein MAKTDTIEVEGVIRESLPNAMFKVELENGHQVLAHISGKIRKHFIKILPGDRVKVELSPYDLSRRRITYRMR, encoded by the coding sequence ATGGCTAAGACCGACACCATCGAGGTGGAAGGCGTCATCCGTGAAAGCCTGCCGAACGCGATGTTCAAGGTCGAACTCGAGAACGGCCATCAAGTGCTGGCACACATCTCGGGAAAGATCCGCAAGCACTTCATCAAGATCCTCCCCGGCGATCGGGTCAAGGTCGAACTTTCGCCCTACGACCTTTCGCGCCGCCGGATCACCTACCGCATGAGGTAA
- the rpmJ gene encoding 50S ribosomal protein L36: protein MKVRTSVKPICDKCKVIKRHRTVMVICENPKHKQRQG from the coding sequence ATGAAAGTCCGGACATCAGTCAAGCCGATCTGCGACAAGTGCAAGGTCATCAAACGCCATCGCACCGTGATGGTGATCTGCGAGAACCCCAAGCACAAGCAGCGGCAAGGTTAA
- the rpsM gene encoding 30S ribosomal protein S13 — MARIAGVDIPRDKRIEIALRYIFGIGPASAKAICERTGVNPGTRTRDLSENEVARIREEIDRNWQVEGDLRRVVSLNIKRLIEIGSYRGIRHRRGLPVRGQRTKTNARTRRGAKKTVAGKKKA; from the coding sequence ATGGCACGTATAGCAGGCGTCGACATCCCGCGCGACAAGCGGATCGAGATCGCCCTCCGCTACATCTTCGGCATCGGCCCCGCCTCGGCGAAGGCCATCTGCGAGCGCACGGGCGTCAACCCGGGCACCCGTACGAGGGACCTGTCCGAGAACGAGGTCGCCCGCATCCGCGAGGAAATCGACCGCAACTGGCAGGTCGAGGGCGATCTGCGCCGCGTGGTCTCGCTGAACATCAAGCGGCTGATCGAAATCGGTTCGTATCGCGGCATCCGCCACCGGAGAGGCCTTCCGGTGCGGGGTCAGCGCACCAAGACCAACGCTCGCACCCGCCGCGGCGCCAAGAAGACCGTGGCCGGCAAGAAGAAGGCCTAG
- the rpsK gene encoding 30S ribosomal protein S11, producing MAKPAAKPRRRERKNVHTGVVHICSTFNNTIISITDPSGAVISWGSAGTAGFKGAKKGTPFAAQQAADQCAHKAMEHGMRSVEVVVKGPGAGRETAIRALQAAGLEISLIKDVTPIPHNGCRPPKRRRV from the coding sequence TTGGCAAAGCCAGCCGCAAAACCGCGTAGGCGCGAGCGGAAGAACGTCCACACGGGCGTCGTTCACATCTGCTCGACCTTCAACAACACGATCATCAGCATCACCGACCCCTCGGGGGCGGTCATTTCCTGGGGCTCCGCGGGCACCGCGGGCTTCAAGGGCGCCAAGAAGGGCACGCCGTTCGCCGCTCAGCAGGCCGCCGACCAGTGCGCGCACAAGGCCATGGAGCATGGCATGCGCAGCGTCGAGGTGGTGGTGAAGGGTCCGGGCGCCGGTCGCGAGACCGCTATTCGGGCTCTCCAGGCCGCCGGCCTCGAGATCTCGCTGATCAAGGACGTGACCCCGATCCCGCACAACGGTTGCCGCCCCCCCAAGCGGCGCCGCGTCTAG
- the rpsD gene encoding 30S ribosomal protein S4 codes for MARYTDSVCRLCRAEGIKLFLKGERCNTNKCAITRRAYRPGQHGQARVKPTEYAVRLREKQKARRFYGVGEKQFSNYYSDAAAHKGVTGEQLLRLLEMRLDNAVVRLGFAASRPQGRQMVKHGHFLIERNGVKRRVDVPSFQVRIGDTITVGEKSKEFVKHVIATGVAARVPNWLTTDHDILVGKVLAKPAREEIDSPIKEQLIVEYYSR; via the coding sequence ATGGCTCGTTACACCGACTCCGTTTGCCGCCTCTGCCGCGCGGAAGGCATCAAGCTCTTCCTCAAGGGCGAGCGCTGCAACACCAACAAGTGCGCCATCACCCGGCGCGCGTACCGTCCCGGCCAGCACGGCCAGGCCCGCGTGAAGCCGACCGAGTACGCGGTCCGTCTGCGCGAGAAGCAGAAAGCACGCCGGTTCTACGGCGTGGGCGAGAAGCAGTTCAGCAACTACTACTCCGACGCGGCGGCCCACAAGGGCGTCACGGGCGAGCAGTTGCTGCGCCTCCTCGAGATGCGCCTGGATAACGCCGTGGTGCGCCTCGGCTTCGCCGCCAGCCGCCCGCAAGGCCGGCAGATGGTCAAGCACGGGCACTTCCTGATCGAACGCAACGGCGTCAAGCGCCGCGTCGACGTCCCGAGCTTCCAGGTCCGCATCGGCGACACGATCACCGTGGGCGAGAAGTCCAAGGAGTTCGTGAAGCACGTCATCGCCACCGGGGTCGCCGCCCGCGTGCCCAACTGGCTGACGACCGACCACGACATCCTGGTGGGCAAGGTGCTCGCCAAACCGGCCCGGGAGGAGATCGATTCTCCCATCAAGGAACAGCTGATCGTCGAGTACTACTCGCGGTAG
- a CDS encoding DNA-directed RNA polymerase subunit alpha — protein MDKPKIECVETHLTPEGLTYSKFVAEPLERGYGTTLGNALRRVLLSDIEGAAITAIRIEGVPHEFTTIPGVVEDVVDIILNLKGVVLKLHSGDLKTAHISAHQPGIVTAGAIVADADVEVVNPDWPIATLEDGASIEIELQIEKGKGFRVAEKNRKPHQAVGVIPIDSIFMPIRKLNYLVEDTRIGQETDYDRLLLEMWSNGAIEPTESISRAADTLIRHFDFFADLAREAIGGGSRMIKEESHKPTPADMSIEELELSVRAYNCLKRANIYTVGDLLKKTERELMDIKNFGKKSAEEVIERLRAYGFTMASGEPGEEYAGSRED, from the coding sequence ATGGATAAGCCGAAAATCGAGTGCGTCGAGACCCACCTGACCCCCGAGGGTCTCACGTACAGCAAATTCGTCGCCGAACCGCTGGAGCGCGGCTACGGCACGACCCTGGGCAACGCCTTGCGCCGCGTGCTCCTCTCGGACATCGAGGGCGCGGCGATCACGGCCATCCGCATCGAAGGCGTGCCGCATGAGTTCACCACCATCCCCGGTGTGGTCGAGGACGTCGTCGACATCATCCTCAACCTCAAGGGCGTGGTGCTCAAGCTGCATTCGGGCGATCTAAAGACGGCGCACATCTCGGCTCACCAGCCGGGCATCGTGACGGCCGGGGCCATCGTGGCCGACGCCGACGTCGAGGTCGTCAACCCCGACTGGCCGATCGCCACTCTCGAGGATGGCGCGTCCATCGAGATCGAACTGCAGATCGAGAAGGGCAAGGGCTTCCGGGTCGCCGAGAAAAACCGCAAGCCGCACCAGGCCGTCGGCGTGATTCCGATCGACTCGATCTTCATGCCGATTCGCAAGCTCAACTACCTCGTCGAGGACACCCGCATCGGCCAAGAGACCGACTACGACCGGCTCCTCCTCGAGATGTGGTCCAACGGCGCCATCGAGCCGACCGAGTCCATCAGCCGGGCGGCCGACACCTTGATCCGCCACTTCGACTTCTTCGCCGACCTGGCCCGCGAAGCCATCGGCGGTGGCTCGCGGATGATCAAGGAGGAGTCGCACAAGCCGACTCCCGCCGACATGTCGATCGAGGAGCTCGAACTGTCGGTTCGCGCCTACAACTGCTTGAAGCGGGCCAACATCTACACGGTGGGCGACCTGCTCAAGAAGACCGAGCGCGAGCTCATGGACATCAAGAACTTCGGCAAGAAGTCGGCCGAGGAAGTCATCGAGCGCCTCCGCGCCTATGGCTTCACGATGGCCAGCGGCGAGCCCGGCGAGGAATACGCCGGGTCGCGTGAGGACTGA
- the rplQ gene encoding 50S ribosomal protein L17, protein MRHQKKRHRLALPADQRKALLRSLTTEVLRHGQIITTEARAKAVREHTDHMITLAKRGDLHARRQAEAWLFETEVCKHLFDELAPRYKERHGGYTRVLKTVPRRGDGAPMAVVQLV, encoded by the coding sequence ATGCGACACCAGAAGAAACGGCATCGGCTGGCGCTGCCCGCCGATCAGCGCAAGGCCCTGCTCCGGTCGCTCACGACCGAAGTGCTCCGGCACGGACAGATAATCACGACCGAAGCCCGCGCCAAGGCCGTGCGCGAGCACACCGACCACATGATCACGCTGGCCAAGCGGGGCGACCTGCATGCCCGGCGGCAGGCCGAGGCCTGGCTTTTCGAGACCGAGGTGTGCAAGCACCTCTTCGACGAGCTGGCGCCCCGGTACAAGGAGCGGCACGGCGGTTACACCCGGGTGCTCAAGACCGTGCCACGGCGCGGCGACGGCGCACCCATGGCCGTCGTGCAGCTGGTCTAG
- the truA gene encoding tRNA pseudouridine(38-40) synthase TruA, whose amino-acid sequence MNQYALKLAYDGTDFVGFQRQRHGRTVQGVLEDALVRLTGEAVADLKVRGAGRTDAGVHAEGQVVAFRTARDWAAGRWVRALGGVLPEDVAVQAARAVAPGFDPRRHAIGRTYEYRVLVSPVRRPLCRRTHHRVAALPAEREMIEGWTDLVGIRDFVAFRSTGSSPRSTAVTVTEATVSRHDAEIAFAISAGSFLYHMVRRLVGAALAVGQGKLSLADFRSYLTDRGEGLRPAPTAPARGLVLTDVQYPPPWEWEA is encoded by the coding sequence ATGAACCAATACGCCCTCAAACTCGCCTACGACGGGACCGACTTCGTCGGCTTCCAGCGGCAGCGGCACGGGCGTACCGTCCAGGGTGTCCTCGAGGACGCCCTGGTCCGACTCACGGGGGAGGCCGTCGCGGACCTCAAGGTCCGCGGGGCGGGCCGCACCGATGCCGGCGTGCACGCCGAGGGGCAGGTCGTCGCGTTCCGCACCGCGCGGGACTGGGCGGCCGGCCGCTGGGTGCGCGCGCTGGGGGGCGTGCTGCCGGAGGACGTGGCCGTCCAGGCGGCCAGGGCAGTTGCGCCGGGCTTCGACCCCCGGCGCCATGCCATCGGCCGCACCTACGAGTACCGCGTGCTGGTATCGCCGGTTCGGCGGCCGCTATGCCGGCGGACGCACCACCGGGTCGCCGCGCTACCCGCGGAACGCGAGATGATCGAAGGCTGGACCGACCTGGTGGGGATTCGCGACTTCGTCGCGTTCCGCAGCACCGGAAGCTCCCCAAGGAGTACGGCCGTCACCGTCACGGAAGCGACCGTCAGCCGACATGACGCGGAAATCGCTTTCGCGATTTCCGCGGGCAGTTTCCTCTACCACATGGTTCGCAGGCTCGTGGGCGCCGCCTTGGCGGTCGGGCAGGGCAAGCTGTCCCTGGCCGATTTCCGAAGCTACCTCACGGACCGGGGCGAAGGGCTGCGGCCTGCGCCGACCGCGCCGGCCAGAGGCCTCGTTTTGACCGATGTACAGTACCCGCCTCCCTGGGAGTGGGAGGCCTAG
- the rplM gene encoding 50S ribosomal protein L13, whose product MKSYEAKPAELEQQRQWYVVDAENRTLGRLATEVATLLRGKHKPVYQPNLDCGDFVIVVNAEKVRVTGRKLTDKVYIHHTGWPGGYREASLREWLDQHPERVVEYAIKGMLPKNRLGRALFGKLKVYAGPTHEHAAQKPQAYPLLTDLGGKRRARLAELKEKGNG is encoded by the coding sequence ATGAAGAGCTACGAAGCCAAACCGGCCGAACTCGAACAGCAACGGCAGTGGTACGTCGTGGACGCCGAGAACCGGACGCTTGGCCGTCTGGCCACCGAGGTCGCGACGCTGCTGCGGGGCAAGCACAAGCCCGTTTACCAGCCAAACCTGGATTGCGGCGATTTCGTCATCGTCGTCAATGCAGAAAAGGTCCGCGTCACGGGCCGCAAGCTCACCGACAAGGTTTACATCCACCATACCGGCTGGCCGGGCGGCTACCGCGAGGCCTCGCTCCGCGAGTGGCTGGATCAGCATCCCGAGCGGGTCGTGGAGTACGCCATCAAGGGCATGCTGCCCAAGAACCGCCTCGGCCGGGCGCTGTTCGGGAAGTTGAAGGTTTACGCGGGTCCCACGCACGAGCACGCGGCCCAGAAGCCGCAGGCCTATCCGCTGCTCACGGACCTGGGCGGCAAGCGCCGGGCGCGGTTGGCTGAACTGAAGGAGAAGGGCAATGGCTAA
- the rpsI gene encoding 30S ribosomal protein S9: MAKASTGKQQVQYWGTGRRKTAVARVWLTPATGETKVKINDRTLEDYLGGRDLLAKELFVPLTATQNEGRYDINVNVTGGGINGQVGAIRLGVARALLKLDPEYRSVLREEDLLTRDPRAKERKKYGRKRARKRFQFSKR, encoded by the coding sequence ATGGCTAAGGCATCGACCGGCAAGCAGCAGGTCCAGTACTGGGGCACGGGCCGGCGCAAGACCGCCGTCGCCCGCGTCTGGCTCACCCCCGCCACGGGCGAGACCAAGGTGAAGATCAACGACCGCACCCTCGAGGACTACCTCGGCGGCCGGGACTTGCTCGCCAAGGAGCTGTTCGTCCCGCTGACCGCGACCCAGAACGAGGGGCGCTACGACATCAACGTCAACGTGACGGGCGGCGGCATCAACGGCCAGGTCGGCGCCATCCGCCTGGGCGTGGCGCGCGCCCTGCTCAAGCTGGATCCCGAGTACCGCTCGGTCCTGCGCGAGGAGGATCTGCTCACCCGCGACCCGCGGGCCAAGGAGCGCAAGAAGTACGGCCGCAAGCGGGCCCGCAAGCGCTTCCAGTTCAGCAAGCGCTAA
- a CDS encoding P-II family nitrogen regulator produces MSGLTLHPMKEVRVIVSGDHRAFVTDLFDQVHATGYTIIGNIAGKGHHGVREAHFMFAEQESLVMLMTVVPEEKVEPILAGLRPLFARHSGVMFVADVAVSRREYFGEP; encoded by the coding sequence GTGAGCGGGCTGACGTTGCATCCGATGAAGGAGGTCCGGGTGATCGTTTCCGGCGATCACCGGGCCTTCGTGACCGACCTCTTCGACCAGGTCCACGCGACCGGCTACACGATCATCGGGAACATCGCCGGCAAGGGCCACCACGGCGTCCGGGAGGCCCACTTCATGTTCGCGGAGCAGGAGAGCCTCGTGATGCTCATGACCGTGGTGCCCGAGGAGAAGGTCGAGCCCATCCTGGCCGGCCTCCGGCCCCTTTTCGCGCGGCACAGCGGCGTGATGTTCGTCGCCGACGTCGCCGTCAGCCGCCGCGAGTACTTCGGCGAACCTTGA